In Erpetoichthys calabaricus chromosome 2, fErpCal1.3, whole genome shotgun sequence, a genomic segment contains:
- the twnk gene encoding twinkle protein, mitochondrial gives MQWPVVFLKKQIQIFKEMFIPRRPIYLIMTQRQLRPVNIQTPAVVRTCQSTFWNLRFQRNYKKDLKTSLEYFENPLNVTEIRQYLRSKDILFYDGYCCLHTASLFKQRSEGSDSTERDNFSLFIDKTTGQFLCKESLVEGTWEDFQDCIEVMQKEGRSFLSPNVLVGFPDSEEEQEEKEMDHREMQQIWSNSIVLSDLPEDDAHLIKIMFGIGKISNGTLKKFGVRFFKPTKSLVFPWLCNRNNSIKGLKLLSADCQGDDVVYSEATFPKPNTYHNLFGLSLVGPKDNEVVLTGQEIDAMAVSQATGLPSVALPRGVSCLPPVLLPYLEQFRKITLWLGGDLRCWEASKIFARKLSLKRCSLIRPGDSQPCPSVALSKGIVLGKILKASIPAAHKSIVSFRQLREDVFGELTNKDQVSGIKWTRFPELNKILKGHRKGELTVFTGPTGSGKTTFISEYALDLCMQGVNTLWGSFEINNVRLAKIILTQFSQQRLEESLDQFDEWADKFEELPLYFMTFHGQQNIKTVTDTMQHAVYLYDISHVVIDNLQFMMGQENFSLDKFSVQDYIISSFRKFATDNSCHVTLIIHPRKEEDDKDLQTASIFGTAKASQEADNVLILQEKKLVTRPGRRFLQVAKNRFDGDVGVFPLEFNKISLTFSPTTGKIKLRKSKEETLEKPLQADITEKEGKKKKKKKDLDVKAD, from the exons ATGCAGTGGCCTGTtgtctttctgaagaaacaaaTCCAGATTTTCAAGGAAATGTTTATACCTAGAAGACCAATTTACTTAATAATGACACAAAGACAATTGAGACCAGTTAACATTCAAACACCAGCCGTGGTGCGGACTTGTCAAAGCACTTTTTGGAATTTACGTTTTCAGAGGAACTACAAAAAAGATTTAAAGACATCTCTAGAATATTTTGAAAACCCATTGAATGTGACTGAAATTAGGCAGTACCTGAGATcgaaagacattttgttttatgATGGGTACTGCTGCTTACATACTGCAAGTCTGTTCAAGCAGCGATCTGAAGGTTCAGACAGCACAGAAAGGgacaatttctccttatttattgACAAGACTACTGGTCAATTTCTGTGTAAGGAGTCTCTGGTTGAGGGCACCTGGGAGGACTTTCAGGATTGTATTGAAGTGATGCAGAAGGAAGGGCGCAGCTTTCTAAGTCCAAATGTTCTGGTTGGCTTTCCTGATAGCGAAGAAGAGCAAGAGGAGAAGGAGATGGATCACCGGGAGATGCAACAAATCTGGTCTAACTCCATTGTCCTTTCAGACCTTCCTGAGGATGATGCTCATCTTATCAAGATCATGTTTGGGATAGGGAAAATCTCCAATGGGACTCTGAAGAAATTTGGAGTCCGTTTTTTTAAGCCTACCAAAAGCCTTGTTTTTCCATGGCTATGTAATAGGAATAACAGTATAAAGGGACTGAAGCTACTTTCTGCTGACTGCCAGGGTGATGATGTGGTATATAGTGAAGCCACCTTTCCAAAACCTAATACTTACCACAATCTGTTTGGCCTTAGTTTAGTTGGACCCAAggataatgaagttgttttgacAGGTCAGGAAATTGATGCAATGGCAGTCAGCCAGGCCACTGGTCTGCCTAGTGTGGCTTTACCTAGGGGGGTTAGTTGTCTCCCACCTGTTTTGTTACCATACTTGGAACAATTTAGAAAAATAACTCTTTGGCTTGGTGGAGATCTTCGATGTTGGGAAGCTTCGAAAATCTTTGCTCGAAAGCTAAGTTTGAAGCGATGCTCCTTGATCCGGCCTGGAGATTCCCAACCTTGTCCATCTGTTGCACTGTCCAAGGGAATAGTACTTGGTAAAATTCTCAAAGCCTCTATCCCTGCTGCACACAAGTCCATCGTTTCTTTTAGACAACTCAGAGAAGATGTGTTTGGAGAGTTGACAAACAAAGATCAGGTGTCAGGAATAAAATGGACAAGATTCCCAGAGCTCAATAAGATTCTGAAAGGTCACAGAAAAGGAGAGCTAACAGTGTTTACTG gccCAACAGGCAGTGGCAAGACTACATTCATCAGTGAATATGCTTTGGACCTGTGTATGCAGGGGGTGAACACACTGTGGGGGAGTTTTGAGATCAACAATGTTCGCTTGGCCAAGATAATATTAACTCAGTTCTCCCAGcaaagactggaagaaagtctagACCAGTTTGATGAGTGGGCAGATAAATTTGAAGAGCTACCTTTGTATTTCATGACATTTCATGGGCAACAGAATAtcaa GACTGTGACTGACACAATGCAACATGCAGTATATCTCTATGACATCAGCCACGTGGTTATTGATAACCTGCAATTTATGATGGGTCAGGAGAACTTCTCCCTGGACAA ATTTTCTGTACAGGATTACATAATTTCCAGTTTCCGAAAGTTTGCCACTGACAACAGCTGTCATGTGACATTAATAATACATCCCCGAAAGGAGGAAGATGACAAGGATCTGCAGACAGCCTCAATATTTGGCACAGCAAAG gctagTCAAGAAGCAGACAATGTGTTAATTCTTCAGGAGAAAAAGTTAGTGACGCGTCCTGGGAGGCGTTTTCTACAAGTGGCAAAGAATCGCTTTGATGGGGATGTTGGTGTTTTTCCTCTGGAATTTAATAAAATCTCCCTTACTTTTTCTCCAACAACGGGAAAAATAAAATTGCGCAAATCCAAAGAGGAAACATTAGAGAAGCCATTGCAGGCAGATATCACAGAAAAAgagggaaagaagaagaaaaagaagaaagatttaGATGTGAAAGCTGATTAA